A genomic stretch from Hemibagrus wyckioides isolate EC202008001 linkage group LG02, SWU_Hwy_1.0, whole genome shotgun sequence includes:
- the LOC131368182 gene encoding ferritin, middle subunit yields the protein METSQIRQNFHRDCEAAINKMINLELYASYTYTSMAFYFSRDDVALEGFAHFFKENSHEEREHADKFMSFQNKRGGRIFLQDVKKPERDEWGSGLEAMQCALQLEKTVNQALLDLHKLASDKGDPHLCDFLESHYLNEQVEAIKKLGDHITNLTKMDAANNRMAEYLFDKHTLGGKS from the exons ATGGAGACTTCTCAGATCCGTCAGAACTTCCACCGCGACTGCGAGGCCGCCATTAACAAGATGATCAACCTGGAGCTCTACGCCTCCTACACCTACACCTCCATG GCCTTCTACTTTTCTCGGGATGACGTCGCGCTCGAGGGTTTCGCGCATTTCTTCAAAGAGAACAGTCACGAGGAGCGCGAGCACGCGGACAAGTTCATGTCCTTTCAGAACAAGAGAGGAGGCCGCATTTTCCTGCAGGATGTCAAg AAACCGGAGCGTGATGAGTGGGGCAGTGGACTGGAGGCCATGCAGTGTGCTCTGCAGCTGGAGAAGACCGTGAACCAGGCTCTGCTGGACCTGCACAAACTCGCTTCTGATAAAGGAGATCctcat CTGTGTGACTTCCTGGAGTCCCACTATCTGAACGAGCAGGTGGAGGCCATAAAGAAACTGGGTGACCACATCACCAACCTCACCAAGATGGATGCCGCCAACAACCGCATGGCCGAGTACCTGTTCGATAAGCACACCCTGGGAGGAAAGAGTTAA
- the aldh16a1 gene encoding aldehyde dehydrogenase family 16 member A1, whose amino-acid sequence MAERSSHSVYDIFKSMEFGPSAPSAALTAASWLELHSGSLGLFIDGKFVLPDNRQTVMVSDPKGEDLCRIVCADDEDIFSCSSSAAAGFQVWKELSDNRRAKVLLRFASSLQRYSQCVCEVCDLCQTPGSAPALIRLAQYYAGWAQLRHTLLPGWSPRGVVAVMSDDILFYSLWLKVLPALAVGNSVIVVPGVKLAPPTLLLAQLLKEAGLPAGVLNVVTGNNSVRVKVAQNHQINHITYSGSKQDGELLVKQIAGHGIPVSLSLSVCSVCPFIIFETADVDSAVDGLMDAAFKNYSEWRWLVCVQESVYDAVVEKLKFRMVGMKCVSVSDECERGRVDAAVRDAEQQGAMLIQSCSPPSSGCVYPPTVVCNTAPSSSLVVSPPLGPVVPLLSFRSAAEAVALGNCRPHGRAASIWTEDLTLALETAKSLCVGSVCVNTPSVTDPSLPQSGRRESGTCTDGGGEGLYQFLRASVAPSRSEPVSLDYTGFGTAASRFLVPEGSDPSSVSRSCSHLVRGKVCKADSGYSREVRAPGGTVVAHCPDGGRKDVRNAVEAALKVQPGWMKKSPATRALALYSLADSLEKRKQDMATSIHKQTGLSIEEAAQEVELSISRLSDWAARCDKQNRHAPLLPHTGSALSAPEAVGVVGVVLPDTKPLLSMVSVLGATVSMGNAIIMVPSERFPLPALDFIPILQASDVPAGVVSVISGGRDQLTQALANHNEIQAIWYWGSAEGRQFLQHCSPLKRLWLLCEEEVDEDGWKFWSKPSFSMQEEMWRECVVWKSVWIPTA is encoded by the exons ATGGCAGAGAGAAGTTCACACAGCGTGTACGACATCTTCAAGTCCATGGAGTTCGGACCTTCTGCTCCAAGTGCAGCTCTTACTGCAGCG tcatggCTGGAGCTGCACTCCGGTTCTCTCGGCCTGTTTATAGACGGGAAGTTTGTGCTCCCggacaacagacagacagtcatgGTCTCTGATCCGAAAG GTGAGGATTTGTGCAGAATTGTGTgtgctgatgatgaagatattTTCAGCTGCTCCTCTTCAGCTGCTGCAGGATTTCAGGTGTGGAAAGAGCTGAGTGACAATCGCAGAGCCAAAGTCCTGCTCAG GTTTGCGAGCTCACTGCAGAGGtacagccagtgtgtgtgtgaagtgtgtgatctgtgtcaGACTCCTGGCTCCGCCCCAGCGCTCATCAGACTGGCACAGTATTACGCTGGCTGGGCTCAACTCCGTCACACTCTCCTGCCCGGATGGAGcccacgag gtgtggtTGCAGTGATGTCAGATGATATTTTATTCTACTCTTTGTGGCTGAAAGTCCTTCCAGCTCTTGCTGTAG GTAATTCTGTCATTGTCGTTCCGGGAGTAAAACTGGCTCCTCCCACCCTCCTATTGGCCCAGCTGCTAAAAGAGGCGGGACTTCCTGCTGGTGTGCTGAACGTGGTGACGGGTAACAACTCGGTGAGAGTGAAAGTGGCTCAGAACCACCAGATCAACCACATCACCTACAGTGGAAgcaaacag GATGGAGAGCTGCTGGTCAAACAGATAGCTGGGCATGgcatccctgtctctctctccctgtctgtctgctctgtgTGTCCATTCATTATCTTTGAGACTGCAGATGTGGACAGCGCTGTGGACGGACTGATGGATGCAGCTTTCAAAAACTATAGCGAG tggaggtggttggtgtgtgtgcaggagtcGGTGTATGATGCTGTGGTGGAGAAGCTAAAGTTCAGGATGGTTGgaatgaagtgtgtgagtgtgagtgatgagtgtgagaggGGGCGAGTGGATGCTGCAGTGCGTGATGCGGAACAGCAGGGGGCGATG ttgATCCAGTCTTGTTCTCCACCTTCCTCTGGATGTGTGTATCCCCCCACTGTGGTATGTAACACggctccctcctcctccttggTGGTGTCTCCTCCGCTCGGCCCCGTTGTGCCCCTGCTGTCCTTCAGGAGCGCTGCAGAGGCTGTAGCTTTGG GAAACTGCAGACCTCATGGTCGAGCTGCGTCCATCTGGACTGAAGATCTGACGCTGGCTTTGGAGACTGCAAagag tctgtgtgtaggttctgtgtgtgtgaacactccCTCGGTGACCGATCCTTCACTCCCACAATCTGGACGGAGAGAAAGTGGGACCTGCACTGACGGAGGTGGAGAG GGTCTGTATCAGTTCCTGAGGGCATCTGTGGCTCCATCCCGCTCTGAACCCGTCTCTCTGGACTACACCGGTTTTGGTACTGCAGCATCCCGGTTCCTGGTGCCGGAAGGTTCTGATCCatccag tgtctctcgcTCCTGCTCTCACCTGGTCAGGGGGAAGGTGTGTAAAGCTGATTCAGGCTACAGTAGGGAAGTGCGGGCTCCAGGGGGGACGGTTGTGGCTCACTGTCCTGACGGTGGAAGGAAAGATGTCCGTAACGCAGTGGAGGCTGCCCTGAAGGTCCAGCCGGG GTGGATGAAGAAAAGCCCGGCCACTCGAGCTCTCGCCCTCTACTCCCTCGCTGACAGtctggaaaaaagaaagcaggaCATGGCTACTTCAATCCACAAGCAGACCGGTCTCTCTATAGAGGAAGCAGCTCAGGAGGTGGAGCTTAGCATCTCCCGGCTTTCTGATTGGGCTGCACGGTGTGATAAACAAAATAGGCATGCTCCA CTCCTCCCTCACACTGGTTCCGCCCTCTCAGCACCAGAAGCTGTAGGAGTTGTGGGCGTGGTCCTGCCTGACACTAAGCCTCTTCTTTCCATGGTGTCTGTTCTGGGGGCAACGGTTTCCATGGGCAACGCTATCATCATGGTGCCAAGCGAGAGATTTCCTCTTCCAGCTCTGGATTTCATTCCG ATTCTCCAGGCATCTGATGTTCCTGCGGGTGTGGTCAGTGTCATCAGTGGTGGGAGGGATCAGCTGACTCAGGCTTTGGCCAATCACAATGAGATCCAGGCCATATGGTACTGGGGCAGTGCTGAG gGCCGTCAGTTTCTGCAGCACTGCAGTCCTCTGAAGCGTTTGTGGCTGCTCTGTGAGGAAGAGGTGGATGAAGATGGATGGAAATTCTGGTCTAAGCCGAGTTTCTCAATGCaggaggagatgtggagagagtgtgtggtgtggaagAGTGTGTGGATCCCCACCGCTTaa